A genomic window from Candidatus Methylacidiphilum fumarolicum includes:
- a CDS encoding GatB/YqeY domain-containing protein, translated as MSLQLQIDQQLKEAMKKKELEKISTLRLLKSAINYAAIQKSQKELTDQEIIGVISKEIKKREESILEYTKANRTELAEKEKLEIAILKEFLPEAMSEEEMEALVKKVIEETQAKDRKEMGVVMKTVIARAGGRADGKKLQELVKKYLG; from the coding sequence ATGTCATTGCAATTACAAATTGATCAGCAACTAAAAGAAGCAATGAAGAAAAAGGAATTGGAGAAAATCTCCACCTTAAGGCTACTAAAGTCGGCGATTAATTATGCTGCTATCCAAAAGTCCCAAAAAGAACTGACGGATCAAGAAATCATCGGAGTCATCTCTAAGGAGATAAAAAAAAGGGAAGAGTCGATTCTTGAATACACAAAAGCCAACAGAACTGAACTAGCGGAAAAAGAAAAGTTGGAGATAGCTATTTTAAAAGAGTTTTTGCCTGAAGCGATGTCCGAAGAAGAAATGGAAGCCCTCGTGAAGAAAGTCATTGAAGAAACGCAGGCCAAAGACAGAAAAGAGATGGGCGTGGTTATGAAAACAGTAATAGCTAGAGCTGGTGGTAGAGCGGATGGAAAGAAACTTCAAGAACTGGTGAAAAAATATCTGGGTTAA
- a CDS encoding LptF/LptG family permease, translating into MRTIYKFLFLELFKNSLITTTILTFFLVIANAFRDLSDLLVNNDVPLWISLKLLLSLIPFVLTFTLPWGLLIAVILLFGKMSQDRELVALKSAGISIGAIMAPIIWFALLYSIFSFAINAYIGPKSRHAFKEIFSDVMLHNPLSFFKSSKTIDQFDGFRLYANNRIGARLQDVYIWETDAELRPLRSIRASEADIEPDLAHQRILLTLWNARQEERNIADPQNVKLVMPGSRATQLPYEISLATLFDRLAVRKSIGLSTLDEIGRQIVAADLFGFTSNPTPVLTEFQKRLAFSLSCFTFVLVGAPLAIQVQRKETSIGVALSLFIVLSYYVIVLLADALKAKTNFFPELIIWLPNIIFQTLGFWLIWRVNRK; encoded by the coding sequence ATGAGAACAATTTATAAATTTCTTTTTCTAGAACTTTTTAAAAATTCTCTTATAACTACTACCATTTTGACCTTTTTTCTAGTCATTGCCAATGCTTTCCGAGATTTATCAGATCTTCTTGTAAATAACGATGTGCCTTTGTGGATTTCCCTGAAACTCCTTTTATCACTAATTCCCTTCGTGCTGACATTTACTTTACCATGGGGACTTCTCATTGCTGTCATTCTGCTATTTGGAAAAATGTCTCAAGACAGAGAACTGGTTGCATTAAAAAGTGCTGGGATTAGCATTGGCGCGATCATGGCTCCCATTATTTGGTTTGCGCTCCTTTATAGCATTTTTAGTTTTGCCATCAACGCCTATATTGGACCTAAAAGCCGGCATGCCTTTAAAGAAATCTTCTCTGATGTCATGCTCCACAACCCTCTATCTTTTTTCAAAAGCAGCAAAACAATAGACCAGTTTGATGGTTTTCGTTTATATGCTAATAACCGTATAGGAGCTAGGCTTCAAGATGTCTACATATGGGAAACTGATGCCGAGCTTCGCCCCTTACGCTCTATTCGAGCCTCAGAGGCTGATATTGAACCCGATCTAGCTCACCAAAGAATTCTTCTGACTCTCTGGAATGCACGGCAAGAAGAAAGAAACATTGCAGACCCTCAAAATGTAAAATTGGTCATGCCTGGTTCACGAGCCACCCAACTGCCTTATGAAATATCCCTTGCCACCTTATTCGACCGGTTAGCAGTTAGAAAAAGCATCGGTCTTTCCACTCTGGATGAGATAGGTCGACAAATTGTAGCCGCTGATTTATTCGGTTTTACTTCTAATCCAACCCCTGTATTGACCGAATTTCAGAAAAGATTGGCCTTTTCTCTTTCTTGTTTTACCTTTGTTCTTGTAGGTGCCCCACTAGCTATTCAAGTCCAAAGAAAAGAAACTTCCATTGGGGTAGCTTTAAGCTTATTCATCGTACTTTCTTATTATGTCATTGTTCTTCTTGCTGATGCTTTAAAAGCAAAAACAAATTTTTTCCCAGAGCTTATTATTTGGCTTCCCAATATCATTTTTCAAACCCTAGGATTCTGGTTGATATGGAGAGTGAATCGGAAGTGA
- a CDS encoding M24 family metallopeptidase has product MTRMMYAASENDPNMLYATHIRVPDPFLWIETETKSYAFFSKLEIDRAKREAKADVVLSYEEASGIKEEKLSPSLLIQEICRKLRLRQLTVPSNFPLGLAEVLRKKGLKIIPKQGEFFPERSVKTQQEIEAIIRILRVAEKGMKKAIEILKESEISKDGSLRWQKKVLDSKTLRDEIEIAMMREGALASNTIVACGKEACDPHEIGKGKLMAHQSIVIDIFPRDKTTGYFGDLSRTVVKGTPSQALRELYLTVQEAKQWVLSVLREGADGKKIEKEIRQRFDKKGYPTEIRSGRWVGFFHGLGHGVGLEIHEPPRFRKAVFKTNQVITVEPGLYYPEIGGVRLEDMVVIKKEGVENLTKIEEKLEID; this is encoded by the coding sequence ATGACTAGAATGATGTATGCTGCTAGCGAGAACGATCCGAATATGCTTTATGCGACCCACATCCGGGTTCCTGATCCTTTCCTTTGGATTGAAACGGAAACAAAAAGCTATGCTTTCTTTAGTAAACTTGAGATTGATCGAGCAAAACGAGAGGCTAAGGCCGATGTGGTGCTTTCCTATGAAGAAGCTAGCGGTATTAAGGAAGAAAAACTCTCTCCTTCACTTCTAATCCAAGAAATTTGTCGAAAACTTCGGCTTCGACAGCTCACCGTTCCTTCTAACTTTCCTCTAGGATTAGCGGAAGTGCTCAGAAAAAAAGGGTTAAAAATTATCCCTAAACAAGGCGAATTTTTCCCCGAACGTTCCGTGAAGACCCAACAAGAAATAGAAGCGATTATCAGAATTCTTCGTGTTGCAGAGAAGGGGATGAAAAAAGCCATCGAAATCCTCAAGGAAAGCGAAATTAGCAAGGATGGATCGCTTCGGTGGCAAAAGAAAGTTTTAGACTCTAAGACACTGAGAGACGAAATAGAAATTGCAATGATGAGAGAGGGGGCTTTGGCCAGCAACACTATTGTGGCCTGTGGAAAGGAAGCTTGCGATCCTCATGAGATTGGGAAAGGAAAACTCATGGCTCATCAGTCGATTGTCATTGATATTTTCCCAAGAGATAAAACTACAGGTTATTTTGGCGATCTGAGTCGAACGGTGGTCAAAGGCACTCCTTCTCAAGCCCTTCGTGAACTTTACTTAACGGTTCAGGAAGCTAAGCAGTGGGTTTTAAGTGTGTTACGGGAAGGAGCCGATGGCAAAAAAATCGAAAAGGAAATCCGACAGAGGTTTGATAAAAAAGGCTACCCTACTGAAATCCGAAGTGGTCGATGGGTTGGTTTTTTTCATGGGTTAGGCCATGGGGTAGGGCTAGAAATCCATGAACCACCCAGGTTTAGGAAAGCAGTTTTTAAAACCAATCAGGTGATCACGGTTGAACCGGGGCTATATTATCCAGAAATTGGAGGGGTGAGATTAGAGGATATGGTTGTCATCAAGAAAGAGGGAGTAGAAAATTTAACCAAAATCGAAGAAAAATTAGAAATTGATTGA
- a CDS encoding efflux transporter outer membrane subunit, with protein MKEASFPKNCWEEPFLRRLLFVPLALALSSCAVGPDYHRPAVETPLAFKWGNSPNADKPSTGQDNVSIIEQQTASGKRLEGIRWKKALPQDAIAKGEWWKIFKDPLLDQLEAQLLVGNQQLKGIYAQVVEARSLVTQSLSNFFPHIGFYPFYSRLRFSQNQPFFFLQHPVVSPVFNPAGTQQIGFTQFQVGLPIYWNEWALPLAASYEADVWGRYRRELEAAKASAQATQAAYESLLLTLHAELATDYFSIRYIDAQLAVYRYMIDVFRDNLYLVQSRYDGGLANELDLARAKTDLANLQSQYIGLENTRAQIENAIAVLLGKPASSVKIASNPISGSPPVLPEYLPSDLLQRRPDVAQAERQMAAANADIGVALGAFFPSVNLLASVGLLSSTVEMLFNGSSRFWTLGPFVSLPIFEGGQLVAGLQQAKAAYQAAVANYRQGVLVAFQDVENALAALKILEAQQEAQQRTVAFAKDQFDVSLVRFKEGLVNYIEVDTTEQVWLNAQLLNLQILGERFIATVALIRALGGGWEDYSMRPVGANPKVKPSSRS; from the coding sequence ATGAAAGAAGCTTCTTTTCCAAAGAACTGTTGGGAAGAACCCTTTCTTAGAAGGCTATTATTTGTCCCCCTAGCTCTGGCTCTTTCTAGCTGTGCGGTTGGTCCAGACTACCATAGACCAGCAGTTGAAACACCTTTGGCTTTTAAGTGGGGGAACAGCCCTAATGCTGACAAACCTTCGACAGGACAAGACAATGTCTCGATCATAGAGCAACAGACTGCTTCTGGTAAAAGGTTGGAAGGGATCCGTTGGAAAAAAGCGCTTCCCCAAGATGCGATTGCTAAAGGGGAGTGGTGGAAAATTTTCAAAGACCCTCTTTTGGATCAACTGGAAGCACAGCTGCTTGTTGGCAACCAACAGCTCAAGGGTATTTATGCTCAAGTGGTGGAGGCTAGGTCTCTTGTAACTCAGTCACTTTCCAATTTTTTCCCTCACATCGGCTTTTATCCTTTTTATTCTCGCTTACGATTTTCTCAAAACCAACCCTTTTTCTTTCTGCAGCATCCAGTGGTTTCACCTGTTTTTAATCCGGCTGGTACTCAGCAGATAGGTTTTACTCAATTTCAGGTTGGATTACCTATTTATTGGAATGAATGGGCTTTGCCTCTAGCGGCATCGTACGAGGCTGATGTCTGGGGAAGGTATCGGCGCGAGCTGGAAGCAGCAAAAGCCTCTGCTCAAGCTACGCAAGCGGCCTATGAATCCCTGCTTCTTACATTGCATGCAGAACTTGCCACTGACTATTTTTCCATTCGTTATATAGATGCTCAATTGGCTGTTTACCGCTATATGATAGACGTTTTTAGGGATAATCTTTATTTGGTGCAAAGCCGATATGATGGGGGGCTAGCCAATGAGCTTGATTTGGCAAGGGCTAAAACCGATTTGGCTAACCTTCAGTCTCAATACATTGGATTGGAAAACACCAGGGCCCAAATTGAAAACGCCATCGCAGTGCTTTTGGGGAAACCTGCTTCTTCTGTAAAGATTGCATCCAATCCAATTTCTGGATCCCCCCCCGTATTACCCGAATATCTTCCTTCTGATCTTTTACAGAGAAGACCTGATGTCGCTCAAGCCGAAAGACAAATGGCTGCGGCTAACGCCGACATTGGTGTGGCTCTTGGTGCTTTCTTTCCTTCTGTAAATCTTTTAGCTTCGGTAGGGTTACTGAGTTCTACTGTAGAAATGCTTTTTAATGGCTCAAGCAGGTTTTGGACTCTCGGCCCGTTTGTCAGTCTTCCTATTTTTGAAGGAGGTCAATTGGTGGCTGGCCTCCAACAAGCCAAAGCAGCATATCAAGCGGCTGTCGCCAATTACAGACAGGGGGTACTTGTAGCCTTTCAGGATGTTGAAAATGCTCTTGCGGCTTTGAAGATTCTTGAAGCGCAGCAAGAGGCACAACAGCGAACAGTCGCTTTTGCAAAAGATCAGTTTGACGTGTCCTTGGTTCGATTTAAAGAGGGATTAGTGAATTATATTGAAGTGGATACGACCGAACAGGTATGGCTAAATGCGCAACTGCTTAATCTCCAAATCCTAGGAGAAAGATTTATTGCAACAGTGGCTTTGATTAGAGCATTGGGAGGCGGATGGGAAGATTACAGCATGCGGCCAGTGGGGGCAAATCCCAAAGTGAAGCCTTCCTCGAGATCCTAA
- the uvrA gene encoding excinuclease ABC subunit UvrA, with protein sequence MNETESIRLRKIRTHNLKAIDLDIPHKALTVITGLSGSGKSSLAFDTLFAEGQSRYIETFPPYIRQFLLRAEKPKAEAIEGILPAIAIEQDKTSANTRSTVSTMTGIADYLKLFYTRLAYPLCPQCHQKIRKSSPKTLTEFLYSAYPQKDFFICFPVRFSAHTPFKEACQLLLSQGYSKIWFENKIIRIDEEILERTGFNCQELFVVHSLQRTEPNKKTELLEIFDESFKSGKGRLMIVLLPEKECLVFSDKLICPIDNIEFEEPFPALFSFNNPKGACPTCHGFGRIIAIDYDKVIPDKTLSIAQGAIRPFQSPNFAHWQVFLERMLKKRKISLSKKISAYTAAEWDYLIHGEASEESPEILVEEDCWCGIKGFFSILEKKTYQTHIRIFLSHYRLYSQCPECSGSRFNKKTLCYKIDSGKTALSIGELLQLPINELIHTVEAVEIPAFDQAAMRIKEEIFSRLCYLNDIGLGYLTLDRTSRTLSGGETRRANLTICLGNKLTNTLFVLDEPTIGLHPKDCSRLIQLIQKLRDQGNTVVVVEHEETVIKHADYIVELGPGSGAEGGQVIYAGNLQGLCSSSSSLTGAYLSGRKTIPIPQKRRAPQSGFLEIRKATIHNLQELDVDIPLGLFVTITGVSGCGKSSLVQEIISYSLHRIQEINPPPGPFLTDRALIKGWENIEEVIEIDQSPIFKTPRSNMALYLGIWPYVKELFASTEAAQIQGLEESHFSINSGEGRCPRCLGLGYEKIEMQFLSDVFIPCSVCEGKRFQPYILAIHYHGKSLDQILRMTAKEALMFFDPQAADSSRQAILHKKISSLLALLEEVGLDYLQLGHPLNQLSGGESQRLKILGILSERLLNKKTRSHTKQRLIILDEPTTGLHIDDVKRLISLLQKLVDAANTLIVVEHNLDLILSSDWVIDLGPLGGKHGGRIIAQGPPETIAAAKESFTGIFLKEKLKASHSFLPIASSFVPSRCQSLFIRGARHHNLKSISLEIELAKTTVLTGISGSGKSTLAFDVLFAESRRRFLDSLSGYARQFIQSLEKPQVDDIECLPPSIAIEQRSNRPGSKSTVGTLSEIYPYLRLLFAKTGIPFDPETKEEAIRQSQEDILQAVRSRLSSKEEYRILAPLIKERKGIYVALGKWAQKKGYTGFRIDGQWYDCQQFPSLSRFKSHTIDLWIENVNETTSFEELKKNVALALSLGKETLILCDAKNQQDYLFSTKFHCPQSGKSFDELDPRLFSFHSPLGWCPTCLGKGTVGEEEDQAEQQPMLCPECQGKRLNALARSVFLPWPFQNTKPTIDFLCSLPIGELVNYFRSIESSVKQKEIVEKIVPEIIKRLEFICNIGLYYLSLERSSQSLSAGELQRIYLCSQLGSNLKGILYILDEPTIGLHPTENQKLLNSLEALKTKGNTLVIVEHDTETMKRADKIIDLGPGAGSEGGQVVFQGNYQALLCSQNSLTSQYLSKPMKHPWMGRERRNCKKNTAWLKIEGICSNNLYDLTVEIPLGRLVVICGVSGSGKSTLLRDGIFMAVKEALGKSHRGSTKGCWKRLSGAEAISSVCFVDQMPIGKNSRSTPLTYLGLFDSIRDLFSQTPLARQRGYTKSRFSYNSKEGRCPDCLGNGTIQISMPLLPLFYLPCESCEGKRYNPQTLEILYKGKSIAEVLHMTVAEACHFFSSFEKLRKSFSILCEIGLSYLCLGQPTPTLSGGEAQRIKLAKELIAMEQKRIQKMFEWGAQKEPKILYLLEEPTIGLHLADIEKFLHLCQSLVEYGHTVVIIEHHPDVIAEADYVIELGPGAGKEGGKIIGAGTPEALAEIQDSPTAPFLKGIVDHSK encoded by the coding sequence ATGAATGAGACCGAATCGATAAGGTTGCGAAAAATCCGTACTCATAATTTAAAAGCCATCGATCTGGATATCCCACATAAAGCTTTGACTGTCATTACTGGTCTTAGTGGCTCAGGCAAATCTTCGCTGGCATTTGATACACTATTTGCCGAAGGCCAAAGCCGTTACATCGAAACCTTTCCTCCCTATATAAGACAATTTCTTTTAAGAGCCGAAAAACCAAAAGCCGAAGCCATTGAAGGCATTTTACCTGCTATCGCCATTGAACAAGACAAAACAAGTGCCAATACCAGGAGTACGGTCTCTACCATGACCGGCATTGCTGACTACTTAAAGCTTTTTTACACCAGACTTGCCTATCCTCTCTGTCCTCAGTGCCATCAAAAAATAAGAAAATCCTCCCCTAAGACACTTACAGAGTTTCTTTATAGCGCCTATCCCCAAAAAGATTTTTTTATCTGTTTTCCCGTGCGCTTTTCTGCACACACTCCTTTCAAAGAAGCCTGCCAGTTGCTTCTATCCCAGGGATATTCAAAAATTTGGTTTGAAAACAAAATAATTCGGATCGATGAAGAAATTCTAGAGAGGACGGGCTTCAATTGCCAAGAACTTTTCGTGGTTCATAGCCTCCAACGAACCGAGCCGAATAAGAAAACAGAGCTGTTAGAAATCTTCGATGAGAGTTTTAAGTCTGGAAAGGGTCGACTAATGATTGTCCTCCTTCCTGAGAAGGAATGCCTTGTTTTTAGCGATAAGCTGATCTGTCCTATTGATAATATAGAATTTGAGGAACCTTTTCCTGCTCTCTTTTCCTTCAACAATCCTAAAGGGGCTTGCCCTACTTGTCACGGTTTCGGCAGAATCATCGCAATCGACTATGATAAAGTAATTCCAGATAAAACCCTATCCATTGCCCAGGGAGCAATTCGACCATTTCAATCCCCAAATTTCGCCCATTGGCAGGTTTTCTTAGAGAGAATGCTTAAAAAAAGAAAAATTTCTCTTTCCAAAAAAATATCTGCCTACACAGCTGCCGAATGGGACTATCTTATTCATGGAGAGGCTTCCGAGGAGTCCCCAGAAATTCTAGTGGAAGAAGATTGCTGGTGCGGTATAAAAGGGTTTTTTTCTATTCTTGAGAAAAAAACCTATCAGACTCATATTCGGATTTTTCTTTCTCACTATCGTCTCTATTCCCAATGTCCAGAATGCAGTGGAAGCCGTTTTAATAAAAAAACTCTCTGCTACAAAATTGATTCTGGGAAAACAGCCCTTTCCATCGGAGAATTGCTCCAACTGCCCATAAACGAACTGATCCATACTGTTGAGGCGGTGGAGATACCAGCCTTTGATCAAGCAGCAATGAGGATCAAAGAAGAAATCTTCAGTCGGCTTTGCTATCTAAACGACATTGGACTGGGCTACCTAACTCTGGATAGGACGAGTCGGACACTTTCTGGAGGAGAAACACGAAGAGCTAATTTAACAATCTGTTTAGGCAACAAACTCACCAATACTCTCTTTGTTCTTGACGAACCAACTATAGGGCTGCATCCTAAGGATTGTTCAAGGCTTATCCAACTGATTCAAAAGCTTAGAGATCAAGGCAACACCGTTGTGGTGGTAGAACATGAAGAGACGGTTATTAAGCATGCCGATTATATTGTAGAACTTGGGCCAGGCAGTGGAGCCGAAGGAGGCCAAGTCATCTATGCAGGAAACCTGCAAGGACTCTGCTCAAGCTCTTCTTCCTTAACTGGAGCCTATCTCAGTGGAAGAAAAACAATCCCTATTCCCCAAAAAAGGAGAGCGCCCCAATCCGGATTTTTAGAAATTCGCAAAGCTACTATCCATAATTTACAAGAGCTAGATGTGGATATTCCCCTCGGCTTATTTGTCACCATCACAGGGGTAAGTGGCTGTGGTAAAAGCAGTCTTGTCCAGGAGATCATCTCTTATAGCCTCCACAGAATACAAGAGATAAATCCTCCTCCAGGACCATTCCTCACAGACAGAGCCCTAATCAAAGGTTGGGAAAATATAGAAGAAGTTATTGAAATAGATCAATCCCCTATTTTCAAAACTCCAAGATCAAATATGGCTCTTTATTTAGGCATCTGGCCTTATGTCAAAGAACTTTTTGCTTCAACTGAAGCTGCTCAAATTCAAGGCCTAGAAGAAAGCCATTTTTCGATCAATTCAGGCGAGGGACGCTGTCCAAGGTGTCTTGGGCTTGGCTACGAAAAAATAGAGATGCAATTTCTTTCTGACGTTTTTATCCCTTGTTCTGTCTGTGAAGGCAAAAGATTTCAACCCTATATCCTTGCCATTCATTACCATGGGAAATCCCTCGATCAAATCTTGAGAATGACAGCAAAAGAAGCCTTAATGTTTTTTGATCCACAGGCTGCCGATAGTTCTCGACAAGCTATCCTTCATAAAAAAATAAGCTCTTTGCTTGCTCTTTTAGAAGAAGTCGGACTTGATTATTTGCAACTTGGTCATCCACTCAATCAACTTTCTGGTGGAGAATCTCAAAGATTAAAGATTCTAGGAATCCTTTCCGAAAGATTGTTAAACAAGAAAACAAGAAGCCATACAAAGCAGAGACTTATTATTCTAGATGAACCAACAACGGGACTACATATTGATGATGTCAAACGCCTGATCAGCCTTTTACAAAAGCTTGTGGATGCAGCGAATACGTTGATTGTTGTTGAACATAACTTGGACCTCATTCTCTCAAGCGACTGGGTGATCGACCTTGGACCTTTAGGAGGAAAGCATGGAGGGAGAATTATTGCCCAAGGTCCTCCTGAAACTATTGCTGCAGCAAAAGAAAGTTTTACAGGGATCTTTTTGAAAGAAAAGCTTAAAGCAAGTCATTCTTTTCTTCCCATAGCCTCTTCCTTTGTTCCATCAAGATGTCAATCTCTTTTCATTCGCGGAGCCCGTCATCACAATCTAAAGTCCATTTCGCTAGAAATCGAATTAGCCAAAACAACTGTTCTTACTGGAATTAGCGGATCGGGGAAATCGACCTTGGCCTTTGACGTTCTTTTTGCTGAGAGCAGGAGAAGATTTCTAGATTCTCTTTCAGGGTATGCCAGACAATTTATCCAATCTCTAGAAAAACCACAGGTTGATGACATAGAATGTCTGCCTCCTTCCATTGCAATTGAACAGAGATCCAACAGACCAGGATCTAAGAGTACCGTCGGTACCCTTTCTGAAATCTATCCCTACCTTAGATTGCTTTTTGCCAAAACAGGCATTCCCTTTGATCCCGAGACAAAAGAAGAAGCTATACGGCAAAGTCAGGAAGATATTTTACAAGCGGTTCGCTCCAGACTCTCCTCTAAAGAAGAATACCGAATTTTAGCTCCTCTGATCAAAGAAAGAAAAGGTATTTATGTTGCGCTTGGGAAATGGGCTCAAAAAAAGGGCTATACAGGCTTTCGCATAGATGGACAGTGGTATGATTGCCAGCAATTTCCCAGCCTTTCCCGATTTAAGAGTCATACCATTGATCTTTGGATCGAAAATGTCAACGAAACTACTTCATTTGAAGAATTAAAGAAAAATGTTGCCTTGGCTTTGAGTTTAGGAAAAGAAACGCTCATTTTATGCGACGCAAAAAACCAGCAAGACTATCTTTTTAGTACTAAGTTTCACTGCCCTCAAAGTGGGAAAAGCTTCGATGAGCTTGATCCAAGACTATTTTCGTTCCATTCTCCCTTAGGATGGTGTCCAACCTGTCTGGGAAAGGGAACAGTGGGAGAGGAAGAGGACCAGGCAGAGCAACAGCCGATGCTTTGCCCTGAGTGTCAAGGGAAAAGACTCAACGCTCTGGCTAGATCAGTTTTTCTTCCCTGGCCATTCCAAAATACAAAACCGACCATTGACTTCCTCTGTTCGCTTCCTATTGGGGAGCTAGTCAACTATTTCCGCTCAATCGAGTCATCAGTAAAACAGAAAGAGATTGTAGAAAAAATTGTTCCAGAAATTATCAAACGACTCGAATTTATTTGTAACATAGGCCTTTACTATTTAAGTTTGGAGCGATCCTCTCAGTCCTTATCGGCAGGAGAACTGCAGAGAATTTATTTATGTTCCCAACTCGGTTCTAATCTCAAAGGGATCCTTTATATCCTCGATGAACCAACCATCGGACTTCATCCAACCGAGAACCAAAAACTCCTCAATAGTCTTGAAGCGCTAAAAACTAAAGGCAATACCCTTGTTATCGTCGAACATGATACAGAGACGATGAAAAGAGCGGACAAAATCATTGATCTAGGTCCTGGAGCTGGATCAGAGGGAGGACAAGTTGTCTTTCAGGGAAATTATCAGGCTCTCCTTTGTTCTCAAAACTCTTTGACATCCCAGTACCTCTCCAAACCAATGAAGCATCCTTGGATGGGAAGAGAACGAAGAAACTGCAAGAAGAACACAGCTTGGCTTAAGATTGAAGGGATCTGTTCAAATAATCTTTATGATTTAACAGTGGAAATACCCCTAGGTCGGCTCGTTGTCATTTGTGGCGTGAGTGGTTCAGGCAAAAGCACATTGCTTAGAGATGGCATTTTTATGGCTGTGAAAGAAGCTCTCGGTAAATCACATAGGGGCTCTACAAAAGGCTGCTGGAAGCGTCTGAGTGGCGCCGAAGCCATAAGTTCGGTTTGTTTTGTAGATCAGATGCCCATAGGCAAGAACTCTAGATCAACTCCCTTAACCTATTTAGGTTTGTTTGATAGCATTAGGGATCTTTTCTCACAAACCCCACTGGCCCGACAGCGCGGATATACTAAAAGCCGGTTTAGCTACAACTCTAAAGAAGGCAGGTGCCCGGATTGTTTAGGCAATGGGACAATTCAGATCAGTATGCCTCTGCTTCCTCTTTTTTACCTTCCTTGCGAGTCTTGTGAAGGCAAAAGGTATAATCCACAAACCCTTGAAATTCTGTATAAGGGAAAATCAATAGCTGAAGTTCTCCATATGACCGTTGCCGAAGCTTGCCATTTTTTTTCCTCTTTCGAAAAACTAAGAAAATCCTTTTCGATTCTCTGTGAAATAGGTCTTTCGTATTTATGTCTGGGGCAGCCTACTCCCACTCTTTCTGGGGGAGAGGCTCAAAGGATTAAACTAGCCAAAGAGCTCATCGCCATGGAACAAAAGCGGATTCAAAAAATGTTTGAATGGGGCGCCCAGAAAGAACCTAAAATTTTATATCTTTTGGAAGAACCGACTATTGGGCTTCATTTAGCCGATATTGAAAAATTTCTGCATTTATGCCAAAGCTTAGTGGAGTATGGACACACGGTCGTGATTATTGAACACCATCCTGATGTTATCGCCGAAGCCGATTATGTCATCGAACTTGGACCAGGAGCAGGGAAAGAGGGTGGTAAAATCATAGGAGCAGGAACGCCTGAAGCCTTAGCTGAAATCCAGGATAGCCCTACAGCTCCTTTTCTCAAAGGAATAGTGGACCATTCCAAATAG